The Oncorhynchus clarkii lewisi isolate Uvic-CL-2024 chromosome 29, UVic_Ocla_1.0, whole genome shotgun sequence genome contains a region encoding:
- the LOC139388595 gene encoding protein turtle homolog A-like, with translation MGPKRGYFVDVTMVTALCLLCVSHGQKPEVRAKEGGVVEMECRLPATDTGASVSLHVVEWVRQGFEIPVLIKFGVYAPRVHPNYEGRVSLVRNTVLRVKGLLMEDQGLYECRILLLDQTTDETHNGTWTLLSVTAPPIFTKTPPPVLEVLVGNYLSLACVARGNPPPTITWAKDGTLIGGDKVELLSGTLSLRAVSTEAGGRYECLATNTEGNVTHVTKLKVKGPPVIVIPPNNTALNMTQNALLRCQAVADPPNMTYVWQRQGENVHHIEPLKSRVKIMVDGTLLITRITPDDSGNYTCMPTNGLLTPPTASASLTVRHPAQALLMPQQTYLPTGLGGLVSCPVRAQPLLLHVDWTKDGQPLDLAMYPGWTLTSEGSVFMAAVNDDAIGVYKCTPYNSFGTMGQSGPTTVILQDPPSLNVSPRKVYREEVGRTLVIPCQTTGEPAPTVTWSKVAPATLSQYSVAANGSLLLLPLTKDHQGEWECSVTNRVGTVKASTLISALGTSPHAATLLSVFPGVKQANVSWEPGFDGGYPQKFSVWLKQMSVGDSGEKQEWLSVPVPSSSGSSLQVTGLVPDTEYQFSVLPHNKVGTGPFSEIATVRTLNTLPRRAKLEPPTSLLANQSLAGIVLQWSPVAQFPPITGFVLQSRAEQGEWFNLDEDISANRTVMIVPGLRKDSVYELRLMSRRGVLLSEPSPSVNVSNMGMDMYPASSRLLEFVPKPLLAGVMGGVAFLCLALILVLGTVCIISHKRDQRRRKKRKDDLPPAIYKSHPSTGSLATSPDGVLKQKLLQSHSHYPGSTSRSCSSSQSDHSSFDRPSRSEYHDQCQQLLSCPPPPPHYAPHHHLPRTGSSPTSPLEFIFRGPDGLFMMQPYDQASVHISHNIRSLRKDFPQSTEVQRSVSPCVRREPPLVLSVDLPPCGGSNPNPTTMVRAMAKHLSLHGRFYLDGKKDSCAGHPGESSPYSDSNSDMYPQPSLEESKQGYLSLKRAVQPAIASTLMLQMEHERETGNLSRCLKLAREREELERKLRKYTLERNATLDGKSKRPGIDEESWRETEKCDPIWKPQESTSLQNHPHHCHPQANWGSSSMAKRPLSPSYIHWEASPLTSATSLVAALHTTSERTVTLHCDPAVTQCPSWSPVTQHHLRAKRAEGHSKRRVSHQPLERQKGKEAASFKTHTGLCDTTHMSTELKGDDSESHEWNSKSNQFHYNGRISHKSKPDVSVNKVHGVWKVALARSQPFEKPSQHTVLDLSDCIEMSVDEPEGSVDPPTNPIMLQSLLAEKDHRGPQTTKKDRRGHPLDRKKSPVPREEREKWHRRSPRGRSPTTIQLPRPVLRKALSLGCSQNGDDRHHQRSHSLDSRRQSQGNFLTPDARVDSLSHENCSSPFSFRPDTVFWEPEFTSAPETNHTEAPTAFPPPPPPPQDLQPLSKAPQQLYEAYKGNVHIPNVRKLVLKRQQPLPPTPPPLPSGPIHPPHNPCKKASIFPDTSRWPITYQEALRSVQRMEARKNASLSRDHREHPRPSDCRGRATAPSLLRGYSWPAPLHTSQPSQEEEKQEEVVEEEEEGEERYGGHEMELEIGRYHRGVPDSGGSYSSYASQSSGRGSLEPPNGRLSICLSPTLTSSPETIEEIQGNTEETHLQDMEALKGRKASVDKNYEWDSTNVSIQPGDQDLEGTSLFSSVSLLKSTPSMHHSRKGLKESVQFQGHHHETSRYSEPEPETVLF, from the exons GCCGTGTGTCTCTGGTCAGGAACACTGTTCTGAGAGTGAAGGGGCTTCTCATGGAGGACCAGGGCCTGTATGAGTGTCGCATCCTCCTGTTGGACCAAACCACAGACGAGACCCACAATGGGACCTGGACCCTACTGTCTGTAACTG CTCCTCCTATTTTCACCAAGACCCCTCCCCCTGTCCTGGAGGTTCTAGTGGGGAATTATCTCTCTCTAGCCTGTGTTGCTCGTGGCAACCCACCACCCACCATAACCTGGGCTAAAGATGGTACTCTGATTGGAGGAGACAAAGTTGAG cTGCTGAGTGGGACGTTGTCTCTCAGAGCAGTGAGCACGGAGGCCGGAGGACGGTATGAATGTCTCGCCACCAACACAGAGGGCAATGTGACTCATGTTACAAAGCTGAAGGTCAAAG GTCCTCCAGTTATTGTTATCCCCCCAAATAACACGGCCCTCAACATGACCCAGAATGCCCTGCTGCGGTGCCAGGCCGTGGCTGATCCCCCCAACATGACCTATGTGTggcagaggcagggagagaaCGTCCATCACATAGA GCCTCTAAAGTCCCGGGTGAAGATCATGGTGGACGGCACCCTCCTCATCACCCGCATCACCCCAGACGATTCTGGGAACTATACCTGCATGCCCACCAATGGTCTGTTAACTCCGCCTACTGCTTCCGCCAGTCTCACTGTGAGAC ACCCTGCCCAGGCTCTCCTGATGCCTCAGCAGACGTATCTCCCCACAGGCCTGGGGGGTCTGGTCTCCTGCCCTGTGAGAGCCCAGCCCCTCCTGCTCCATGTTGATTGGACCAAGGATGGACAGCCACTGGATTTGGCCATG TACCCAGGATGGACGCTGACGTCTGAAGGCTCGGTGTTCATGGCAGCTGTCAATGATGATGCAATAGGAGTGTACAAGTGCACCCCCTACAACAGCTTCGGGACCATGGGCCAATCAGGGCCCACGACAGTCATCCTACAG GACCCCCCGTCACTCAACGTGTCTCCCCGAAAGGTGTAtcgagaggaggtggggaggacgCTTGTTATCCCCTGCCAGACCACTGGAGAGCCAGCCCCTACTGTAACCTGGAGCAAG GTTGCACCTGCCACACTCTCTCAGTACTCTGTAGCAGCCAACGGCTCCCTGCTGCTGCTTCCTCTCACTAAAGACCACCAGGGGGAGTGGGAGTGCAGTGTTACCAACCGCGTGGGAACTGTCAAAGCCAGCACTCTCATCTCAGCGCTGG gcACCAGTCCCCATGCTGCCACCTTGTTGTCTGTGTTTCCAGGGGTCAAGCAGGCCAATGTGTCCTGGGAACCAGGCTTTGATGGGGGATACCCCCAGAAATTCTCTGTCTG gttgaAGCAGATGTCTGTGGGTGACAGTGGGGAGAAACAGGAGTGGCTCTCTGTGCCCGTGccctcctcctctggctccagTCTGCAGGTGACGGGGCTGGTCCCTGACACAGAGTACCAGTTCAGTGTCCTGCCACACAACAAAGTGGGCACTGGGCCTTTCAGTGAGATCGCCACCGTCCGAACTCTGA ATACACTCCCAAGGAGAGCGAAACTAGAACCGCCCACATCACTCTTAGCCAATCAGAGCTTGGCAGGTATAGTCCTGCAATGGTCTCCTGTGGCTCAGTTCCCGCCCATCACTGGATTTGTCCTCCAATCTCGCGCAGAGCAAGGGGAGTGGTTCAATCTAGATGAGGACATCAGTGCCAATAGAACTGTGATGATCGTTCCAGGTCTGCGCAAG gactCTGTGTACGAGCTGCGGCTGATGTCCCGGCGAGGGGTGTTGCTGAGCGAGCCCAGTCCATCAGTTAACGTCTCCAACATGG GGATGGATATGTACCCTGCCAGTTCCCGCCTCCTGGAGTTTGTACCCAAGCCGTTATTGGCTGGAGTGATGGGAGGCGTTGCCTTCCTGTGTTTGGCCctcatcctggtcctggggacagTGTGTATCATCAGTCACAAGAGGGACCAGCGACGCAGGAAGAAGAGGAAAGATG ATCTCCCTCCTGCCATCTATAAAAGCCACCCCTCAAC cGGGTCACTTGCTACCAGTCCAGACGGTGTGCTGAAGCAGAAACTCCTCCAGTCCCACTCCCACTATCCTGGCTCCACATCccgctcctgctcctcctcccagTCGGACCACTCCTCTTTCGACAGACCCAGCCGCAGTGAATACCATGACCAGTGCCAGCAGCTGCTCTCCTGCCCCCCACCACCTCCTCACTAcgccccccaccaccacctccccagGACAGGCTCTTCTCCCACTTCCCCTCTAGAGTTCATCTTCAGAGGCCCTGACGGTCTCTTCATGATGCAGCCCTATGACCAGGCCTCTGTCCACATTTCCCACAACATAAGATCCCTGAGGAAAGACTTCCCACAATCCACTGAGGTCCAGCGGTCAGTGTCCCCCTGTGTGAGGAGGGAGCCGCCATTGGTCCTCTCAGTGGACCTTCCCCCCTGTGGTGGATCTAACCCCAACCCAACGACCATGGTCCGGGCCATGGCCAAACACCTTTCCCTCCATGGACGATTCTACCTGGATGGGAAGAAAGACAGTTGTGCTGGACATCCAGGCGAGAGTAGTCCCTACTCGGACAGTAACTCAGACATGTACCCTCAGCCAAGCCTGGAGGAGAGCAAACAAGGATACCTGTCACTAAAGCGGGCCGTCCAGCCTGCCATCGCCAGCACCCTGATGCTACAGATGGAGCATGAGAGGGAGACCGGCAACCTGAGCAGGTGTCTGAAGCTTGCCCGGGAGAGGGAGGAGCTGGAGAGAAAGCTACGGAAGTACACACTGGAGAGGAACGCTACTTTAGATGGGAAGAGCAAGAGACCAGGCATAGAtgaggagagttggagagagacagaaaaatgtGATCCCATATGGAAACCTCAGGAAAGCACCTCCCTACAAAATCACCCCCATCACTGTCATCCCCAGGCCAACTGGGGGAGCTCTAGCATGGCCAAAAGGCCCTTGTCCCCATCTTATATTCACTGGGAGGCCAGCCCTCTCACCTCAGCCACCAGCCTGGTCGCAGCCCTTCACACCACCTCTGAGAGGACAGTGACCCTCCACTGTGACCCTGCAGTCACTCAATGTCCCTCTTGGTCACCTGTCACACAACACCACCTCAGGGCTAAGAGAGCAGAGGGTCACTCTAAGAGGAGGGTGAGTCACCAGCCACTAGAGAGGCAAAAAGGGAAAGAAGCTGCGAGTTTCAAGACACACACAGGGCTTTGTGATACTACTCACATGTCAACAGAGTTGAAGGGAGATGACTCAGAGTCACATGAATGGAACAGCAAGAGCAATCAATTCCATTACAATGGCAGAATTTCACACAAGTCTAAGCCAGATGTCTCTGTCAACAAAGTGCATGGTGTATGGAAAGTGGCGTTAGCAAGGTCACAGCCATTTGAAAAGCCATCTCAACACACAGTGTTGGATCTCTCAGACTGTATAGAGATGAGTGTGGATGAACCAGAAGGCTCAGTTGATCCTCCTACAAATCCCATAATGCTCCAGAGCCTATTGGCAGAGAAAGACCACAGAGGACCGCAAACCACAAAAAAAGACCGCAGAGGCCATCCATTGGACCGCAAAAAGAGCCCAGTACCTAGAGAGGAGCGGGAGAAGTGGCACAGGAGATCACCTCGGGGCAGAAGCCCAACTACCATTCAGCTTCCCAGGCCTGTGCTCAGGAAGGCCCTCAGTCTAGGATGCTCTCAGAACGGGGACGACCGCCACCACCAGCGCAGCCACAGTCTAGATTCCAGAAGACAATCCCAAGGTAACTTCCTGACGCCTGACGCCCGGGTCGACTCTCTCAGCCATGAGAACtgttcctctcctttctccttccgACCagacactgtgttctgggaaccgGAATTCACCTCAGCTCCTGAGACCAACCACACAGAGGCCCCCACTGccttcccacctccccctcctcccccccaggACCTCCAGCCTCTCAGCAAGGCCCCACAGCAGCTTTATGAAGCATACAAGGGTAATGTGCACATCCCAAATGTAAGAAAATTGGTGCTGAAGAGACAGCAGCCGCTCCCCCCAACCCCTCCTCCATTGCCTTCGGGCCCCATCCACCCACCCCACAACCCTTGCAAAAAGGCCTCCATCTTCCCAGACACCTCCAGGTGGCCCATCACCTACCAGGAGGCCCTGAGGTCTGTGCAGCGCATGGAGGCCAGGAAGAATGCCTCTCTCTCCAGGGACCACAGGGAGcaccccagaccatcagactgtagaGGCAGAGCTACAGCTCCCTCCCTGCTCAGAGGTTACAGCTGGCCCGCACCCCTTCACACCTCTCAGCCGTcccaggaggaggagaagcaggaAGAGgtggtagaagaggaggaggaaggagaggagaggtatggggGGCATGAAATGGAGCTGGAGATTGGGAGGTATCATCGGGGAGTTCCAGACTCAGGGGGGAGCTACAGTAGCTATGCCAGCCAGAGCAGTGGCAGGGGGAGTCTGGAACCTCCCAATGGGCGCCTGTCCATCTGCCTGTCCCCAACCCTCACCAGCTCTCCTGAGACCATCGAGGAGATACAGGGGAACACAGAGGAGACACACCTACAGGACATGGAGGCATTGAAAGG GAGAAAGGCCTCAGTGGATAAGAATTATGAGTGGGACTCAACTAATGTGTCCATTCAGCCAGGAGATCAAGACCTTGAAGGCACAA GCCTGTTCTCCTCAGTGAGTCTACTGAAGTctactcccagcatgcaccattCCAGGAAAGGCCTCAAAGAGTCCGTCCAATTCCAGGGTCATCACCATGAGACCAGCCGCTACTCAGAGCCCGAGCCAGAGACTGTGCTGTTCTGA